The following are from one region of the Hyla sarda isolate aHylSar1 chromosome 6, aHylSar1.hap1, whole genome shotgun sequence genome:
- the SELENOK gene encoding selenoprotein K → MVYIANGQVLDGQQRSPWRLSFITDLFWGITDFVVLFFQSMVRPDLTRRGGSSSISSSRYDDGRGPPGNPRRRMGRINHGSGPSPPPMAGGGUGR, encoded by the exons ATGGTGTATATCGCGAACG GACAAGTGTTGGATGGCCAGCAGAGATCTCCATGGAGGCTGTCCTTTATCACAGACCTGTTCTGGGGAATCACAGACTTTGTTGTCTTGTT ctTTCAGAGTATGGTTCGACCTGACCTGACAAGAAGGGGGGGCTCGagctccatatcaagctcaagATATGATGATGGAAGAGG TCCTCCAGGAAATCCAAGGCGTAGAATGGGACGAATAAACCATGGCTCTGGCCCCAGCCCACCACCGATGGCAGGAGGTGGATGAGGAAG GTAA